The following DNA comes from Terriglobales bacterium.
TCGTCGTCATCGAGCAGCTTGAGGTCCACGGCCGAAAAATTGCGCTCATTCAAGACGTCTTTGAGCTCGCGCCCTTTGAGTCCGGCGGCGCCGACAATGGCTACACGATAGAGATTGCTTTGCATGCGTTATTCCTGCGTCTGCACTTCCGAAGCTGGCGGCGGGTCCTTTTTGTGGCGCATGGCCCAACCGAAGCGCAAAAGCACTCCAGAGAGCATATACCCTAGAGCCATCACGAAGAGGGTGCCTTCCGAGTACAGCCAGATCAGGTAAATCAAAGCCCCCAGTAAGATAATGCTCCAAAAGCGGCGGCGCTGGCGCAGGTCAATGTCTTTGAAGTTGGGAAAGCGCCAGGTGCTTACCATCAGGAACGCTACCGCCAAAATGAAAGCGCACCAGGAGGCGGAGACCCACCAATAGTCCACCGGATAACCATCGGCAAAGTGCACAATGGCGGCGATTACGGCCGCGCCTCCGGGCGTGGGCATGCCGACAAAATATTTCTTCCCCGGACGGCCCGGATTGGAAGGCTGCGGGTTTTTATCAATATTGAAGCGCGCCAGGCGGCTGGCGCTGGCGCTCAAGAAGATGAAGCTGGCCACGATGCCAAGGTTCACCAATTTCAGGCGCAAATCCGTGTTGCTCAAATTGGTCAAGTTGATCCACCAGGGAAGGTTCCCCTGAATTGGAGGGAGCAGGTGAAAGCCCCACATCCAGGCTAGAACTGCGGGAGCAACTCCAAAGGT
Coding sequences within:
- a CDS encoding phosphatidylcholine/phosphatidylserine synthase, which codes for MIDNPLKQLDDILPGRRRFRKGMYLLPSLFTIANIAAGYYAILQALQGSALEPWRFDNAAKAIGIAVIFDGLDGRIARMTNTASDFGRELDSLADVITFGVAPAVLAWMWGFHLLPPIQGNLPWWINLTNLSNTDLRLKLVNLGIVASFIFLSASASRLARFNIDKNPQPSNPGRPGKKYFVGMPTPGGAAVIAAIVHFADGYPVDYWWVSASWCAFILAVAFLMVSTWRFPNFKDIDLRQRRRFWSIILLGALIYLIWLYSEGTLFVMALGYMLSGVLLRFGWAMRHKKDPPPASEVQTQE